A genomic stretch from Flavobacterium humidisoli includes:
- a CDS encoding glycosyltransferase family 2 protein, producing the protein MTFFNTEITWFLDAYILLILGYAILIMSSYLMLAYISTKELRKYLKRNSFVDYDVLLTSEFAPKLSLIAPAYNEGLTIEENVKSLLSLNYNNYQVIVVNDGSKDNSMEILTKTYDLVLTDLDFHPQIETKKIRGIYTSKNAAFKKLIVVDKENGGKADALNVGLNIAQNPYVVCIDVDCILDKDSLLKLAKPFLESHGKRIIATGGVVRIANQCVIKNGRLVEVNVPDVMLSRIQVLEYLRAFLLGRMAWGKLDGLLLISGAFGAFDKEIAILSGGYSTKTVGEDMELIVRMRRYMLDNKLPYSVSYIPDPLCWTEAPEDFKIFKKQRSRWMRGTIETLSIHRGMFLNPKYKLLGMLSVPYWTLFEFLAPAIEFIGLVITAVFIVFGLLNWHFFFLLLLFVYTFAVFFSVIALYSEEKTYHKYPKQADFFKLLMAAFIEPFYFHPLTVYAALIGYKEKMMGTKGWGEMTRKGFTKK; encoded by the coding sequence ATGACTTTTTTTAATACTGAAATAACGTGGTTTTTGGATGCATATATACTCCTAATATTGGGTTATGCCATACTAATCATGTCTTCTTATTTAATGTTGGCTTATATTTCTACGAAAGAGCTTAGAAAATATCTTAAACGAAACAGTTTTGTAGATTATGATGTTTTGTTAACCAGCGAGTTTGCACCAAAACTTTCGCTTATAGCACCTGCTTATAATGAAGGTTTAACTATTGAAGAAAATGTAAAATCGCTGCTTTCGCTGAATTACAACAATTATCAGGTTATTGTGGTCAATGACGGAAGTAAAGACAATTCGATGGAAATCCTAACCAAAACCTACGATTTGGTTTTGACTGATTTGGATTTTCATCCGCAAATTGAAACCAAAAAAATCAGAGGGATTTACACTTCCAAAAATGCCGCTTTCAAAAAACTGATTGTAGTTGATAAAGAAAATGGAGGTAAAGCCGACGCCTTAAATGTCGGACTTAATATTGCCCAAAATCCTTATGTAGTTTGTATTGATGTGGATTGTATTCTTGATAAAGATTCGCTTTTAAAACTGGCAAAACCATTTTTAGAATCGCATGGAAAACGAATTATTGCAACAGGAGGCGTGGTACGAATTGCCAATCAATGTGTAATTAAAAATGGACGTTTGGTCGAAGTAAACGTTCCAGATGTAATGCTGTCGAGAATTCAGGTTTTAGAATATTTAAGGGCCTTTCTTTTAGGCCGAATGGCTTGGGGAAAACTAGATGGTTTATTGCTTATCAGTGGTGCTTTTGGAGCTTTTGATAAAGAAATCGCCATTCTTTCTGGAGGTTACAGTACCAAAACGGTTGGAGAAGACATGGAACTTATTGTCAGAATGCGTCGTTATATGCTTGATAATAAACTGCCTTACTCGGTAAGTTATATTCCAGATCCGCTTTGTTGGACCGAAGCGCCTGAGGATTTTAAAATATTCAAAAAACAGCGCTCCCGCTGGATGAGAGGAACAATAGAAACATTAAGTATTCACCGCGGAATGTTCTTAAATCCAAAATACAAATTACTGGGAATGCTGAGTGTGCCGTATTGGACTTTATTTGAATTTCTAGCTCCTGCAATAGAATTTATTGGTTTGGTCATAACCGCTGTATTTATAGTGTTTGGTTTGCTAAACTGGCATTTTTTCTTTTTACTGCTGCTTTTTGTGTATACATTTGCAGTGTTCTTTTCGGTTATCGCTTTGTACAGTGAAGAAAAAACCTATCATAAATACCCCAAACAGGCCGATTTTTTCAAATTACTGATGGCCGCTTTTATTGAACCGTTTTACTTTCATCCGTTGACGGTTTATGCAGCGTTAATTGGTTATAAAGAAAAAATGATGGGAACCAAAGGCTGGGGAGAAATGACCAGAAAGGGGTTTACTAAGAAATAA
- a CDS encoding NAD(P)-binding domain-containing protein, translating into MKVGVIGLCSFTMDFVNRAIGAGHQVLLSSTRENRQFKDMAETLGKNVKLVSKDEAAKASILIVFIPREDVGLFLTDLPDMSEKVIIYESNPIFSLECLKPNSKSSPEIIVSLLPEALAIRVLNIVNPEVFSAINQKQNADEIFYTGLNKQAKNKVKTFFKSLNLVGVDFEELYQLPVHSCFLN; encoded by the coding sequence ATGAAGGTAGGGGTAATTGGTTTATGTAGTTTTACAATGGATTTTGTGAACCGTGCGATCGGGGCTGGGCATCAGGTTTTATTAAGTTCTACCCGCGAAAATCGTCAGTTTAAAGATATGGCTGAGACTTTGGGAAAGAATGTAAAATTGGTAAGCAAAGACGAAGCCGCAAAAGCCAGCATTTTGATAGTGTTTATTCCGCGTGAAGATGTTGGATTGTTCCTGACAGATTTGCCAGATATGAGCGAAAAAGTAATCATATACGAGAGCAATCCTATTTTTAGTTTAGAATGCTTGAAGCCAAATTCAAAATCATCACCTGAAATTATTGTTTCTCTTTTGCCGGAAGCGCTTGCTATCAGGGTGCTTAATATCGTTAATCCAGAAGTGTTTTCCGCAATAAACCAAAAACAGAATGCTGATGAAATATTTTATACTGGATTAAATAAACAGGCAAAAAATAAAGTCAAAACATTTTTTAAAAGCCTAAATCTAGTAGGAGTAGA